Proteins from one Periplaneta americana isolate PAMFEO1 chromosome 6, P.americana_PAMFEO1_priV1, whole genome shotgun sequence genomic window:
- the LOC138701886 gene encoding uncharacterized protein has translation MEHKIRMESVFDSCRQICRLCIKTDDVILHPIYDEPFIYEFDFPLPLRIMACTGLDVYPYDGLPQLICHRCMYNINHFYRFKEKCELSDKFLRAEKETEEEKMRTKRKRKIILTESPDEIKTEEVKEEDDDDDDDDDDYDDEDDLVDDINKAYYEQENELPNVANISDSKELHKQESLSSSLSKEQNFEIKHNLSQVDASMTSPILVNSQSEINLDAQELMTEVQNFGNQDGISVTDLTAPSIKETALRQNPQRGTEMVACGISVQVSESNANCVDFVENSDSNNVLRCRLEKSLSKPCSQTLTELSVHKPSSSKQVYDVTCNTSLILHSDQRNVISPKHQMSTFIDLCGISDQNMFTGSTKKETVLRQNPQLDAEVITYKTLSPVQISGSDENSVDFLQILDPKNLQRHRSAKSLSIPCPEAGIELSTHEPSSKRVCEVTHNTPVILHSDNRKVISPKLLNSTEKSNFETFDNGPVATSSETKYPVLKMKSRYEVLNMKVLEKQYKATKNTITKLTDTSVDAQAALKRQCVGNEQQERDNENEEENSRDGLTKGGHKETTRRSSRMMKKRSSDEVLAMELAIMEQHKKYVSPRKRRRKCRTLNPDTISIDVEAAIKQQREEYEMACKVKRASQKEYPDETNNAEEIIKKKGKNYQVLNSPNKHLIEKYQTCPICDIVCRKKAFNDHFIAHSVDNAEDNKFTCLICQKAFKVKFSLMRHMLIHSAVKPYKCSKCNRTFSDTSNLIKHERSHNDIRPYVCQFCNAAYTDNSYLLKHMRNHHSKVNVTDANWKVIPPSTDHDCYTKREKRVRRPRYRNIKLIRQVEETTNKIGITSTESTEDMEDIIIALEDESTPVLIEEECIDNDFIVVDEVIVGQFV, from the exons ATGGAGCATAAAATAAGAATGGAAAGTGTTTTTGACTCATGTAGACAAATTTGTCGTCTATGTATAAAGACAGATGATGTCATTCTACATCCTATTTACGATGAACCCTTCATCTATGAGTTCGACTTTCCTCTCCCTCTGAGAATCATGGCGTGCACTGGACTTGAC GTATATCCATATGATGGACTACCACAGCTCATATGCCACAGGTGTATGTACAACATAAATCATTTTTACAGATTTAAAGAAAAATGCGAATTATCAGATAAGTTCCTAAGGGCAGAAAAGGAGACAGAAGAGGAAAAAATG agaACTAAACGTAAAAGAAAGATTATACTAACAGAATCACCAGATGAAATAAAGACAGAAGAGGtgaaagaagaagatgatgatgatgacgacgacgacgatgattatgatgacgaagaTGATCTAGTAGATGACATAAACAAAGCTTATTATGAGCAAGAAAATGAGTTGCCAAATGTTGCAAACATATCAGATAGTAAAGAATTACATAAACAGGAGTCATTGTCATCATCCCTATCAAAAGAACAGAATTTTGAGATCAAACATAATTTATCTCAAGTTGATGCATCCATGACAAGTCCTATTCTGGTGAATTCTCAGTCAGAAATAAATTTGGATGCACAGGAATTAATGACCGAAGTACAGAATTTTGGCAATCAAGACGGCATTTCTGTTACTGACTTGACTGCTCCCAGTATAAAAGAAACTGCACTGAGACAGAATCCTCAGCGAGGCACAGAAATGGTTGCATGTGGAATATCAGTACAGGTATCTGAAAGTAATGCCAACTGTGTTGATTTTGTCGAAAATTCGGATTCCAACAATGTGCTGAGATGCAGATTGGAAAAGTCCCTATCAAAGCCATGTTCTCAAACTCTAACAGAACTGAGTGTACATAAACCATCGTCTTCAAAACAAGTTTATGATGTAACTTGCAACACTTCTCTGATTCTGCATTCAGACCAGAGAAATGTGATTTCACCCAAACATCAAATGTCCACCTTTATTGACTTGTGTGGAATTTCAGATCAGAATATGTTCACTGGTTCCACTAAAAAAGAAACTGTATTAAGACAAAATCCTCAGCTGGATGCAGAAGTGATCACTTACAAAACACTGTCACCTGTACAAATATCTGGAAGTGATGAAAACAGTGTTGACTTTCTTCAAATTTTGGATCCTAAAAATTTGCAAAGACACAGATCAGCAAAGTCCTTATCAATACCGTGTCCTGAAGCTGGGATAGAACTGAGTACACATGAACCATCTTCAAAAAGGGTTTGTGAAGTGACTCATAACACTCCTGTGATTTTGCATTCAGACAACAGaaaagtgatttcacccaaacTGTTAAACTCCACTGAAAAatctaattttgaaacttttgataATGGTCCTGTTGCAACTTCATCAGAAACAAAATATCCTGTATTGAAGATGAAGTCCCGGTATGAAGTTTTGAATATGAAGGTGTTGGAGAAACAATACAAAGCaactaaaaatacaattacaaagTTAACTGATACATCTGTTGATGCACAAGCTGCATTAAAGAGACAGTGTGTGGGAAATGAACAACAGGAAAGAGATAACGAAAATGAAGAGGAGAACTCAAGGGATGGCTTAACCAAAGGAGGACATAAAGAGACAACAAGAAGAAGTTCAAGAATGATGAAGAAAAGGTCAAGTGACGAAGTGCTTGCAATGGAATTAGCCATCATGGAACAACATAAGAAGTATGTTTCTccaagaaaaaggagaagaaaatgtaGAACACTGAATCCAGATACTATATCGATTGATGTAGAAGCTGCAATAAAGCAACAGCGTGAAGAATATGAAATGGCATGTAAGGTGAAAAGAGCATCTCAGAAAGAGTACCCAGATGAGACAAATAATGCAgaggaaataataaagaaaaagggtAAAAATTATCAGGTACTGAATAGTCCCAATAAACATCTTATTGAGAAATATCAAACATGTCCAATCTGTGATATTGTGTGTCGGAAAAAAGCTTTCAATGATCACTTTATAGCACATTCAGTAGATAATGCTGaagataataaatttacatgCCTAATTTGTCAAAAAGCTTTCAAAGTAAAATTTTCACTTATGCGTCACATGTTGATTCACAGTGCAGTGAAGCCTTATAAATGTTCTAAATGTAACCGTACTTTTTCTGATAcatcaaatttaataaaacatgaaAGAAGTCACAATGACATTAGACCATATGTTTGTCAGTTCTGTAATGCAGCATATAcagataatagttatttattgaAACATATGAGAAATCATCATAGCAAAGTGAATGTCACAGATGCGAATTGGAAAGTTATACCACCAAGTACAGATCATGACTGTTACACAAAACGAGAGAAACGTGTTAGAAGACCTCGATACAGAAACATAAAATTGATAAGGCAAGTAGAAGAAACTACTAATAAGATTGGCATAACTAGTACTGAAAGTACTGAAGATATGGAAGACATAATTATTGCTTTAGAAGATGAATCAACTCCAGTGCTTATTGAAGAAGAATGCATTGACAATGACTTTATTGTGGTTGATGAAGTGATAGTCGGACAATTTGTGTAA